A DNA window from Chitinibacter fontanus contains the following coding sequences:
- a CDS encoding cobyric acid synthase has translation MPTLMIQGCTSDAGKSTLTAALCRLLVRRGVKVAPFKPQNMALNSAVTEDGGEIGRAQAVQAVACGLAAHTDMNPVLLKPSSDCRAQVIIQGKSIGNLDAVDYHEYKSTAKRAVFESWGRLASQYDCVIVEGAGSPAEVNLRQGDIANMGFAEEADCPVWLVADIDRGGVFAHFVGTLACLSESEQKRIKGFIINRFRGDISLLQPGCDWLEAKTGKPVLAVVPYLHGLEIAAEDALPRTVANEQGEFRIVIATLPHISNHTDFDPLRRLPNARCEFANPNLPLPDCDLLIIPGSKNTLGDLAHLRAQGWDTQIARHLRYGGKVIGVCGGMQILGETIADPQGIESDAKFSMGLGYIPIETVLQAEKQLVNVQGRLLHDGAALEGYEIHLGQSQLLPHGVNWQSLCVLENGREEGWISPDGQIMATYLHGIFDENAALQSILTWAGCLQPELSLPDASALLEQEIDRLADALEAALDWGRVAQAGLQLLVTGAIK, from the coding sequence ATGCCCACCTTAATGATCCAAGGCTGCACCTCCGATGCAGGTAAATCGACTTTAACCGCCGCGCTGTGCCGATTGCTGGTGCGCCGTGGCGTGAAAGTTGCGCCGTTCAAGCCGCAAAATATGGCGCTCAACTCGGCGGTGACTGAGGATGGCGGCGAGATTGGCCGCGCGCAAGCGGTGCAGGCGGTGGCGTGTGGCTTGGCGGCGCATACCGATATGAATCCGGTGCTTTTAAAGCCCTCCAGCGATTGCCGTGCGCAGGTGATTATTCAGGGTAAGTCGATTGGTAATCTGGATGCGGTTGATTATCACGAGTATAAATCCACCGCTAAACGCGCGGTGTTTGAATCGTGGGGCCGCTTGGCGAGCCAATATGATTGTGTCATCGTCGAAGGCGCGGGCAGCCCAGCGGAAGTGAATTTACGCCAAGGCGATATTGCCAATATGGGCTTTGCCGAAGAGGCGGATTGCCCCGTGTGGCTGGTGGCCGATATTGATCGCGGTGGGGTATTTGCGCATTTTGTCGGCACGTTGGCGTGCTTGAGTGAATCGGAACAAAAGCGCATCAAAGGTTTTATTATCAATCGTTTTCGTGGCGATATTAGCTTGCTGCAACCGGGCTGCGATTGGCTGGAGGCAAAAACCGGTAAGCCGGTGCTGGCGGTGGTGCCTTATTTGCATGGGCTGGAGATCGCCGCCGAAGACGCCTTGCCTCGGACGGTGGCAAACGAGCAGGGTGAATTTCGCATCGTGATTGCGACTTTGCCGCATATTTCCAACCACACCGATTTCGACCCGCTGCGCCGCCTGCCCAATGCGCGCTGCGAATTTGCTAACCCCAATTTGCCGTTGCCCGACTGCGATTTGCTGATTATTCCGGGTAGCAAAAACACGCTCGGCGATTTGGCGCATTTGCGTGCGCAGGGGTGGGATACCCAAATCGCGCGGCATTTGCGCTACGGCGGTAAGGTGATTGGTGTTTGCGGCGGGATGCAAATTCTAGGTGAAACTATCGCTGATCCACAGGGTATTGAGTCGGATGCAAAGTTTAGTATGGGCTTGGGATATATACCCATTGAAACCGTCTTGCAAGCTGAGAAGCAATTGGTCAATGTACAAGGGCGGTTGCTGCATGATGGTGCGGCGCTCGAAGGTTATGAAATTCATCTCGGTCAGAGCCAATTATTACCACATGGGGTAAATTGGCAAAGCCTGTGTGTGCTTGAGAATGGCCGTGAGGAAGGCTGGATCTCGCCCGATGGCCAGATTATGGCGACCTATTTACACGGAATATTTGATGAAAATGCAGCATTGCAAAGTATATTAACTTGGGCAGGCTGCTTGCAGCCCGAGCTGAGCTTGCCTGATGCCAGTGCACTGCTTGAGCAAGAAATTGATCGGTTGGCTGATGCGTTGGAAGCTGCGCTGGATTGGGGGAGAGTTGCGCAGGCTGGTTTGCAATTGCTTGTAACTGGGGCGATAAAATAA
- a CDS encoding P-II family nitrogen regulator, which yields MKKIEAIIKPFKLDEVREALSELGISGLTVTEVKGFGRQKGHTELYRGAEYVVDFLPKVKIEVVLSDDQVDTAIEGIIKAAHTGKIGDGKIFVSPVEHVVRIRTGETNDQAV from the coding sequence ATGAAAAAAATCGAAGCCATTATCAAACCGTTCAAACTCGATGAAGTTCGTGAGGCTTTATCTGAGCTGGGGATTTCTGGCTTGACGGTCACCGAAGTAAAAGGTTTTGGTCGTCAAAAGGGTCATACCGAGCTGTACCGTGGCGCTGAATATGTGGTCGATTTCTTGCCAAAAGTAAAAATCGAAGTAGTCCTATCTGACGATCAAGTAGATACCGCGATCGAGGGTATTATTAAAGCTGCTCATACGGGCAAGATTGGCGATGGCAAAATTTTTGTGAGCCCAGTAGAGCATGTAGTACGGATTCGTACTGGCGAGACGAACGATCAAGCTGTTTGA
- a CDS encoding SurA N-terminal domain-containing protein, with the protein MFDFVHNNKTAVQVILGLISVGLVVGIGFSGYSAMGQGDDFLAKVGKSRITQRELAEAIGNQAVPDEMKPMVVEQLVRQQLLQEKARELRLSVPDSVLREAIATIPAFQVDGKFDAKRYQELLASQQMSPAQFESKVKQDIVLRQLMDGVMQTGFVSNAQMQRLNTLMGEKREVFAATLAPEQYLAQALVSDAEIKQYYDANLAQFKSPDMVKLEYVLFSQADLAAKQTVTDAEVQKYFDEHKADLAKEERKVSHILLTAGKEMKPDEKAKVRAQAEAILAEVKKNPAQFAALAKAKSQDPGSAANGGDLGYFAKGAMVKPFEDAAFKLAKGQISEVVETEFGFHILKLDDVKGASLADLKPKIEEKLKFEKAQAAFQAQSDKFSELVYQQADSLKAVADELKLTVKQSAWVTRKAAQDELLNNPKLLEAVFSDDVLKKKHNSEAIEIARGQLVSARVLEFKPTQTQPLADVSAQIADKLKLEKAGKLAAADGEAKLKALKSGAQLNLVWGEAQTLGRIAAPGVSEADLKAIFKVANKEQPDYVGSSVPGKGFVIYKVGKTIPAPALSPENKFKMDENLSKMYGQVEFSAYLESLKRDIKVQYSKQLSAKAAE; encoded by the coding sequence ATGTTTGATTTTGTACACAATAATAAAACAGCCGTTCAGGTTATTTTGGGTTTGATTTCGGTAGGTCTGGTGGTGGGGATTGGTTTTAGCGGTTACAGCGCCATGGGGCAGGGCGATGATTTTCTGGCTAAAGTTGGCAAATCACGTATCACTCAGCGTGAGTTAGCTGAAGCTATTGGCAACCAAGCCGTACCGGATGAAATGAAGCCGATGGTGGTTGAACAATTGGTACGCCAGCAGCTACTGCAGGAAAAAGCCCGTGAGTTACGTCTATCGGTGCCTGATTCAGTATTGCGCGAAGCTATTGCAACGATTCCTGCGTTTCAAGTGGATGGCAAATTTGATGCTAAGCGTTATCAGGAATTACTTGCATCACAGCAAATGTCGCCAGCCCAGTTTGAGAGCAAAGTAAAACAAGATATCGTCTTGCGCCAGTTGATGGATGGTGTAATGCAAACGGGTTTTGTGTCAAACGCGCAAATGCAGCGTTTGAACACACTTATGGGTGAGAAGCGTGAGGTTTTTGCCGCGACATTAGCGCCAGAGCAATATTTGGCACAGGCTTTGGTTTCAGATGCCGAAATTAAACAGTATTACGATGCTAACTTGGCTCAGTTTAAATCTCCTGACATGGTCAAGCTAGAGTATGTGTTGTTTTCACAAGCAGACTTAGCTGCCAAGCAAACGGTAACCGATGCCGAAGTGCAGAAATACTTTGATGAGCATAAAGCCGATTTAGCCAAAGAAGAGCGCAAAGTTAGCCATATTTTGCTCACCGCTGGTAAAGAAATGAAACCAGATGAAAAAGCCAAAGTACGCGCGCAAGCTGAAGCAATTTTGGCCGAAGTGAAGAAAAACCCTGCGCAATTTGCAGCACTTGCTAAAGCTAAATCTCAAGATCCAGGTTCTGCTGCTAATGGTGGTGATCTAGGCTATTTCGCTAAAGGTGCAATGGTTAAACCATTTGAAGATGCAGCCTTTAAGTTAGCTAAAGGTCAAATTAGTGAAGTGGTTGAAACAGAATTCGGTTTCCATATTTTGAAACTGGATGATGTTAAGGGCGCTAGCTTAGCTGATCTTAAGCCGAAAATTGAAGAAAAATTGAAATTTGAAAAGGCGCAGGCAGCTTTCCAAGCGCAATCGGATAAGTTTAGTGAATTGGTGTATCAGCAGGCTGATAGCTTAAAAGCGGTTGCAGATGAGCTCAAACTTACCGTAAAACAGAGCGCTTGGGTGACGCGCAAAGCAGCTCAGGATGAGCTGTTGAATAATCCGAAACTCTTGGAAGCTGTTTTCTCCGATGATGTTTTGAAGAAAAAGCATAATTCGGAAGCGATCGAGATTGCTCGTGGCCAATTGGTATCTGCACGTGTGCTTGAATTTAAACCGACCCAGACTCAACCTCTGGCGGATGTTTCGGCACAAATTGCGGATAAATTGAAGTTGGAAAAAGCTGGCAAATTAGCGGCAGCTGACGGTGAGGCAAAATTGAAAGCGCTCAAATCAGGCGCTCAGCTCAACTTAGTGTGGGGTGAAGCCCAGACTCTTGGCCGCATTGCTGCGCCTGGGGTTAGTGAGGCTGATTTGAAAGCTATCTTCAAAGTGGCTAATAAAGAGCAGCCTGACTATGTTGGCTCCAGTGTGCCAGGCAAAGGCTTTGTGATTTATAAAGTAGGTAAAACCATTCCTGCACCGGCGTTGAGTCCGGAAAACAAATTTAAGATGGATGAGAATCTGTCAAAAATGTATGGGCAGGTTGAGTTTTCGGCTTATCTTGAGTCACTCAAGCGCGATATCAAAGTGCAGTACAGCAAACAATTAAGCGCGAAAGCTGCGGAATAA
- the tig gene encoding trigger factor, whose protein sequence is MQAQLETLSALERRLSIAVPREEISKQVDARLKRVAKTAKIDGFRPGKAPLKVVFQNYGFRIQEEVLGETVERSFGEAVVAQNLQVAGYPRFEPKETAEDGDFEFAATFEVYPEVKLGDLTGVELQKPTLTVGDAEVDQTVNILRSQRTRYERVERAAAEGDRVIIDFKGSIDGEVFAGGSSENYAFLIGKGQMLPDFEAGVVGMKEGETKDVTVNFPAEYHGKDVAGKTAVFAITVKNVAAAILPEVDAEFAKSLGIADGDVAKMRAEVKANLEREVRFRLKSRVKETALTAVIDATPIELPKSLVSMEIGRLVEGAQGDLKARGIDPATVPFNPALFEAQAKRRVHLGLTLSELVKAEKLEAKPEQVKAIVEDLAQNYEDPAEVVAWYYASPERLAAPTNMALEDNVVEFVLSKAKVTETAVAFDELMGQQ, encoded by the coding sequence ATGCAAGCACAATTGGAAACTTTGAGCGCACTTGAGCGCCGTCTGTCTATTGCCGTACCACGCGAAGAAATCAGCAAGCAAGTTGATGCGCGTCTGAAACGTGTGGCTAAAACCGCCAAAATCGACGGTTTCCGTCCAGGTAAAGCACCTCTGAAAGTGGTTTTCCAAAACTACGGTTTCCGTATTCAAGAAGAAGTGTTGGGCGAAACAGTTGAGCGCAGCTTCGGTGAAGCCGTTGTAGCGCAAAACCTGCAAGTTGCAGGCTATCCACGTTTTGAACCAAAAGAAACTGCTGAAGACGGTGACTTTGAGTTTGCTGCAACGTTTGAAGTGTACCCAGAAGTTAAATTGGGTGATTTGACTGGCGTTGAGTTGCAAAAACCAACGTTGACTGTTGGTGATGCTGAAGTTGACCAAACAGTTAATATTCTGCGTAGCCAACGTACTCGTTACGAGCGCGTAGAGCGTGCTGCTGCTGAAGGCGATCGCGTGATCATCGACTTCAAAGGCTCAATCGACGGTGAAGTCTTTGCGGGTGGTTCTTCAGAAAACTACGCTTTCCTGATCGGTAAAGGTCAGATGTTGCCAGACTTTGAAGCCGGCGTTGTTGGCATGAAAGAAGGCGAGACCAAAGACGTTACTGTGAATTTTCCAGCGGAATACCACGGTAAAGACGTCGCAGGTAAAACTGCCGTATTCGCCATCACGGTGAAAAACGTAGCTGCAGCGATCTTGCCAGAAGTGGATGCTGAATTTGCGAAAAGCCTCGGTATTGCCGATGGCGATGTAGCAAAAATGCGCGCTGAAGTGAAAGCTAATCTGGAGCGTGAAGTACGTTTCCGTCTGAAATCACGTGTTAAAGAAACTGCTTTGACTGCCGTGATCGACGCTACGCCAATCGAATTGCCAAAATCACTGGTTTCTATGGAAATCGGTCGTTTGGTTGAAGGCGCGCAAGGCGACTTGAAAGCGCGTGGTATCGACCCAGCAACTGTGCCATTCAACCCAGCACTGTTCGAAGCTCAAGCTAAACGCCGCGTTCATTTGGGCCTGACTTTGTCTGAGCTGGTAAAAGCCGAGAAACTCGAGGCTAAACCAGAACAAGTGAAAGCGATTGTTGAAGATCTGGCGCAAAACTACGAAGATCCAGCTGAAGTGGTGGCTTGGTACTACGCTAGCCCAGAGCGCCTGGCTGCTCCAACCAATATGGCTTTGGAAGACAACGTGGTTGAGTTTGTGCTGTCAAAAGCAAAAGTAACAGAAACTGCAGTTGCCTTTGACGAATTGATGGGTCAGCAATAA
- the clpP gene encoding ATP-dependent Clp endopeptidase proteolytic subunit ClpP, whose amino-acid sequence MSRMEFDPQNIGLVPMVVEQSGRGERAYDIYSRLLKERVIFLVGPVNDQMANLIVAQLLFLESENPDKDISLYINSPGGSVTAGMAIYDTMKFIKPDVSTLCVGMAASMGAFLLSGGTKGKRFSLPNSRIMIHQPLIGGLQGQASDIEIHARELIKTKRTLNELLASHTGQSLETIERDTDRDNFMNADEAQAYGLVDQVLVSRAALAG is encoded by the coding sequence ATGTCTCGTATGGAATTTGATCCGCAGAATATTGGTTTGGTACCGATGGTCGTTGAGCAAAGCGGCCGTGGCGAGCGTGCGTACGATATTTATTCACGCTTGCTCAAAGAGCGGGTGATTTTCCTTGTTGGTCCGGTGAACGACCAAATGGCTAATTTGATCGTGGCGCAGTTGCTGTTCCTCGAATCAGAGAATCCGGACAAGGACATTTCCCTCTACATCAATTCGCCGGGTGGTTCGGTGACGGCGGGGATGGCTATTTACGACACGATGAAATTCATCAAGCCGGATGTATCAACGCTTTGCGTCGGTATGGCCGCTTCGATGGGCGCATTCTTGTTGTCTGGTGGTACTAAAGGCAAACGCTTCTCGCTGCCTAATTCGCGCATCATGATTCATCAGCCGTTGATTGGTGGCTTGCAAGGTCAGGCATCTGACATTGAAATTCACGCGCGTGAGTTGATTAAAACCAAGCGCACATTGAATGAGTTACTGGCAAGCCATACTGGCCAAAGCCTAGAAACTATTGAGCGTGACACTGATCGTGATAACTTTATGAATGCTGATGAAGCACAGGCTTATGGCCTTGTGGATCAGGTCTTGGTATCACGAGCAGCGCTGGCAGGTTAA
- a CDS encoding HU family DNA-binding protein — protein MNKSELIDAIAESAGLSKAAAGKALDATVEAISNALKSGQEVTLVGFGSFYVSEREERTGRNPRTGESIKIAAAKQPKFRAGKSLKDAVQ, from the coding sequence GTGAATAAATCGGAACTCATCGACGCAATCGCCGAATCAGCAGGTCTGTCTAAAGCCGCTGCTGGTAAAGCGCTGGATGCAACCGTAGAAGCGATCTCCAACGCGCTTAAAAGTGGTCAAGAAGTGACGCTGGTTGGTTTTGGTTCTTTCTACGTTTCAGAACGTGAAGAGCGCACTGGCCGCAATCCACGCACTGGCGAGTCAATCAAGATCGCTGCTGCTAAACAGCCAAAATTCCGCGCTGGTAAATCATTGAAAGACGCAGTTCAATAA
- the lon gene encoding endopeptidase La → MSEHSLLPAESTSFPVLPLRDVVVFPHMVIPLFVGRPKSIKALEAAMKSGKHILLVAQKNAAKDEPSFADIYPIGTVATVLQLLKLPDGTVKVLVEGLQRAVVEELLDDDGFYRVTATPQAPAPEDSNETEAMRRTLLAQFDQYVKLNKKIPPEILSSLAGIETAGRLADTVAAHLPLKLEQKQAVLEMEDVAARMDHLLKQLESELDILQVEKRIRGRVKRQMEKSQREYYLNEQVKAIQKELGELDENADLDELEKRIKSAGMSKEAREKTEGELKKLRMMSPMSAEATVVRNYIDTILALPWKKKTKISKDLAEADTVLDADHYGLEKVKERIVEYLAVQTRVEKLKGPILCLVGPPGVGKTSLGESIARATNRKFVRMALGGVRDEAEIRGHRRTYIGSMPGKILQSMTKVGVKNPLFLLDEVDKLGSDFRGDPSSALLEVLDPEQNHSFSDHYLEVDYDLSDVMFVATANSLNIPAPLLDRMEIIRLSGYTEDEKVNIALKYLVPKQMKNNGVREGELQIADTAVRDIIRYYTREAGVRSLDREIAKLCRKVVKALLLKPSDKKVVINAKNLDKYLGVHRYDFGVAEQKNQIGQVTGLAWTEVGGELLTIETVKLPGKGKMIQTGKLGDVMQESIQAALSVVRSRAVSLGIDPEFYQKNDMHIHLPEGATPKDGPSAGIGIATALTSVLTGIPVRCDVAMTGEITLRGEVLPIGGLKEKLLAAHRGGIKQVLIPEGNVKDLIEIPENVKRGLAIHPVKWFDEVLGYALERMPVATPVDATPDENLAATNVDTNQHSLKH, encoded by the coding sequence ATGTCCGAACACTCATTACTACCCGCAGAATCAACCTCATTCCCCGTTTTGCCCTTGCGCGATGTGGTTGTGTTCCCGCATATGGTGATTCCACTGTTCGTGGGTCGTCCCAAATCCATCAAAGCCCTCGAAGCGGCCATGAAATCCGGCAAGCATATCTTGCTGGTAGCGCAGAAAAATGCGGCCAAGGATGAGCCTAGTTTTGCCGATATTTACCCGATTGGTACCGTAGCAACGGTGCTGCAATTGCTCAAATTACCCGATGGCACCGTGAAGGTGCTGGTGGAAGGTCTGCAACGCGCAGTGGTTGAAGAGCTGTTGGACGACGATGGCTTCTATCGCGTAACTGCCACGCCGCAAGCCCCGGCGCCGGAAGACAGCAATGAGACTGAGGCGATGCGCCGCACTTTGCTGGCGCAGTTTGATCAGTATGTGAAACTGAATAAAAAAATCCCGCCAGAAATCTTGTCGTCCTTGGCTGGCATTGAAACTGCCGGTCGTTTGGCTGATACCGTTGCGGCACATTTGCCATTGAAGCTCGAGCAAAAACAAGCCGTGCTGGAAATGGAAGATGTTGCGGCGCGGATGGATCATCTGCTCAAGCAGCTTGAATCCGAGTTGGATATCTTGCAGGTGGAAAAACGCATCCGTGGTCGGGTGAAGCGCCAAATGGAGAAAAGCCAGCGCGAGTATTACCTAAACGAGCAGGTGAAAGCGATCCAGAAAGAGTTGGGTGAGCTGGATGAAAACGCGGATCTGGACGAGCTGGAAAAACGTATTAAATCCGCGGGTATGAGCAAAGAAGCGCGTGAGAAAACTGAAGGCGAGTTGAAAAAACTGCGCATGATGTCGCCGATGTCGGCCGAAGCAACGGTGGTGCGTAATTATATCGACACCATTTTGGCCTTGCCGTGGAAGAAAAAAACCAAGATCAGCAAAGATTTGGCCGAAGCCGATACCGTACTCGATGCTGACCACTATGGCCTAGAAAAGGTCAAAGAACGCATTGTTGAGTACCTCGCGGTGCAAACCCGTGTAGAAAAACTCAAAGGCCCGATTTTGTGCCTAGTAGGGCCGCCAGGGGTGGGTAAAACCTCGTTGGGTGAGAGCATTGCCCGCGCGACCAATCGCAAGTTTGTGCGCATGGCCTTGGGCGGCGTGCGTGATGAAGCGGAAATTCGCGGTCATCGTCGTACCTATATTGGCTCTATGCCGGGCAAAATTTTGCAAAGCATGACCAAAGTCGGCGTGAAAAACCCGCTGTTCCTGCTGGATGAAGTGGATAAACTCGGTAGTGACTTCCGTGGTGACCCATCATCGGCCCTGCTTGAGGTGCTCGATCCAGAGCAGAACCATTCGTTTAGCGATCACTATCTCGAGGTAGATTATGATTTGTCGGACGTGATGTTTGTGGCTACGGCGAACTCACTGAATATTCCTGCGCCACTGTTGGATCGGATGGAGATTATTCGTCTATCGGGTTATACCGAGGACGAAAAGGTGAATATCGCGCTGAAATACCTCGTGCCTAAGCAAATGAAAAACAACGGTGTGCGTGAAGGCGAGCTACAAATTGCCGACACAGCCGTGCGCGATATTATTCGCTATTACACCCGCGAAGCCGGCGTGCGTAGTCTTGATCGTGAAATCGCGAAGCTATGCCGCAAAGTGGTCAAAGCTTTGCTGCTCAAGCCATCAGACAAAAAAGTCGTTATCAACGCGAAAAATCTGGATAAATATCTGGGAGTTCATCGCTACGACTTTGGTGTAGCCGAGCAGAAAAACCAGATCGGTCAGGTGACCGGTTTGGCGTGGACTGAAGTGGGTGGCGAATTGCTGACGATCGAGACGGTGAAATTGCCAGGTAAAGGCAAAATGATCCAGACTGGTAAGTTGGGCGACGTGATGCAAGAGTCGATCCAAGCTGCCTTGTCGGTGGTTCGTTCGCGTGCGGTGAGCTTAGGGATTGATCCCGAGTTTTATCAGAAAAACGATATGCATATTCACTTACCAGAAGGCGCAACGCCAAAAGACGGCCCATCGGCGGGTATTGGTATCGCGACCGCGCTGACATCGGTATTGACGGGTATACCCGTGCGTTGTGATGTGGCGATGACGGGCGAGATTACGCTGCGTGGCGAAGTATTACCGATTGGTGGTTTGAAAGAAAAACTACTGGCCGCGCATCGTGGTGGCATCAAACAAGTCCTCATTCCGGAAGGAAATGTCAAAGATTTGATTGAAATACCGGAAAATGTAAAGCGAGGTCTTGCTATTCATCCGGTCAAGTGGTTTGATGAGGTGTTGGGCTATGCACTAGAACGCATGCCTGTAGCTACTCCGGTAGATGCGACGCCAGATGAAAACCTTGCCGCCACAAACGTTGATACAAACCAACACAGTCTCAAGCATTAA
- a CDS encoding MerR family transcriptional regulator, with product MLTIGQMARCFGLTTKTLRHYDSIGLFRPTLTGSDNRYRYYRAEQIETLGRIVWLRRFGVALETIRSLVEQGVLNDAATMREFLQDHATTMAAEIAKQQQVLTQLKHYLTQEWSVAVMQTPLCVTFPAKRIIGMIWQGNDDESIPEMWQRFLLREHEIIRQNKSPDSYGVCQPLEDGNWRYIAGVSVDSQTAIPAGMVAVEIPARTYACVEHLGAVSTMQQTYQAAYQEWLPAAGMQIDLAIDFEYYDERFLGPTHPDSITKIYIPLKN from the coding sequence ATGCTGACCATCGGACAAATGGCGCGCTGTTTTGGTTTAACGACCAAAACTTTACGACATTACGACAGCATCGGCTTGTTTCGGCCTACGCTGACTGGCAGCGATAATCGCTATCGCTATTATCGTGCGGAGCAGATTGAGACTTTGGGGCGTATCGTCTGGCTACGCCGGTTTGGCGTGGCGCTGGAAACGATACGCTCATTGGTTGAGCAGGGCGTATTAAATGACGCGGCAACCATGCGAGAGTTTTTGCAGGATCATGCGACGACGATGGCTGCAGAGATTGCCAAGCAGCAACAGGTACTCACCCAACTGAAGCACTATTTAACTCAAGAATGGAGTGTAGCGGTGATGCAAACCCCTCTGTGTGTAACTTTTCCAGCAAAACGAATTATTGGCATGATCTGGCAAGGCAATGACGATGAATCGATTCCCGAAATGTGGCAACGCTTTCTGCTGCGTGAACACGAAATTATTCGCCAAAATAAATCGCCAGATTCATATGGAGTCTGTCAGCCATTAGAAGATGGCAATTGGCGTTATATTGCGGGCGTCTCTGTCGATAGTCAGACCGCAATACCTGCCGGAATGGTCGCGGTTGAAATTCCAGCTCGTACCTATGCGTGTGTTGAGCACCTTGGTGCGGTTAGTACGATGCAGCAAACTTACCAAGCGGCCTATCAAGAATGGTTGCCCGCGGCAGGAATGCAGATCGATCTCGCGATTGATTTTGAATATTATGATGAGCGCTTTTTGGGGCCGACTCACCCTGATAGCATCACGAAAATCTATATCCCTCTAAAAAATTAA
- the clpX gene encoding ATP-dependent Clp protease ATP-binding subunit ClpX, which yields MSDKPSDKLLYCSFCGKSQHEVQKLIAGPQVFICNECIELCTDVIREESEQLGDITPQTPDGKRLPLPTEIRDVLNQYVVGQERAKKILAVAVYNHYKRLSTKGRGADGEVELAKSNILLIGPTGSGKTLLAQTMAKTLDVPFVIADATTLTEAGYVGEDVEHIIAKLLAQCDYDVEKAQRGIVYLDEVDKIARKSENPSITRDVSGEGVQQALLKLIEGTVASVPPHGGRKHPNQDMPKVDTTNILFICGGAFEGLDKIIRNRSVKGGIGFGAEVSSKDESKGIGALLHEVEPDDLIRFGLIPEFVGRLPVVATLAELDEAALISILTEPKNALIKQYQKLFEMEDVELEIGAEALLAIAKKAMERKTGARGLRSIVEQTLLDTMFELPAMEGVAKVVVTPEVIAGKAQPEYVPVANEKAAG from the coding sequence ATGTCAGATAAACCTAGCGATAAACTCCTCTATTGTTCGTTTTGCGGCAAGAGCCAGCACGAAGTGCAAAAGCTCATCGCTGGCCCGCAAGTCTTTATTTGCAATGAATGTATTGAGTTATGCACCGACGTCATTCGCGAAGAATCCGAACAATTGGGTGATATCACCCCGCAAACGCCAGATGGCAAGCGTTTGCCATTGCCGACAGAAATTCGCGATGTGTTAAATCAATACGTGGTGGGGCAAGAGCGCGCCAAGAAAATCTTGGCGGTGGCGGTTTACAACCACTACAAACGCCTGTCGACCAAAGGTCGCGGCGCCGATGGTGAAGTTGAGCTGGCTAAATCGAATATCTTGCTGATCGGCCCAACTGGCTCAGGTAAAACGCTGTTGGCGCAAACCATGGCTAAAACCTTGGATGTGCCGTTTGTGATTGCCGATGCGACCACCCTGACCGAGGCTGGTTACGTCGGTGAAGACGTTGAGCACATTATTGCCAAACTATTGGCGCAGTGTGATTACGACGTTGAGAAGGCACAGCGCGGTATCGTTTACCTCGATGAAGTCGATAAAATTGCCCGCAAATCGGAAAACCCATCGATTACCCGCGATGTATCGGGCGAAGGCGTGCAGCAAGCCTTGCTCAAATTGATCGAAGGTACAGTAGCTTCGGTACCGCCGCACGGTGGTCGCAAACACCCGAACCAGGATATGCCTAAAGTCGATACGACAAATATCCTGTTCATCTGCGGTGGTGCATTTGAAGGCTTGGACAAGATCATCCGCAATCGCTCGGTGAAAGGCGGCATTGGTTTTGGCGCCGAGGTATCAAGCAAAGATGAGAGCAAAGGCATTGGCGCTTTGCTGCATGAAGTTGAGCCCGATGATCTGATTCGCTTTGGTTTGATTCCTGAGTTTGTTGGACGTTTACCGGTGGTGGCAACGTTGGCAGAGCTTGATGAAGCCGCGCTGATCTCGATTCTGACTGAGCCGAAAAATGCACTGATCAAGCAATATCAGAAATTATTTGAAATGGAAGATGTTGAGCTGGAAATCGGCGCAGAAGCCTTGTTGGCGATCGCTAAAAAGGCGATGGAACGTAAAACCGGTGCGCGTGGCTTGCGCTCGATTGTTGAGCAAACATTGCTTGACACGATGTTTGAATTGCCAGCAATGGAAGGCGTTGCCAAGGTGGTGGTGACGCCTGAAGTGATTGCTGGTAAAGCGCAGCCAGAGTATGTGCCTGTAGCTAACGAAAAAGCTGCTGGCTAA